In Deltaproteobacteria bacterium, a single window of DNA contains:
- the gspD gene encoding type II secretion system secretin GspD — protein sequence MSMHKDNSGTMQTHWKHIKLFILVTCLCLVMWPYGVSAQNDEKPAETKGNAESPTRLDPSQPVSIDFNNVDINVLIKFVSEMTGRNFVVDQRVKGKVTIISPSKISVDEAYRVFESVLEVHGYTTVKAGKIIKIVPAPDARSKNIETRLREESGVGEDKVVTQLIPLKFANPSEVKKLLSPLVSKSSVILDYPPTNMLIVTDVYSNIRRLQKIVETIDIMGIGQELTILPLDYASAKDLVKILEEVFSAKKTRSKKNAVTDTVNFVSDDRTNTLIVLASKTNTHRIRELIEMLDKETPKGKEGIHVYYLENAVAEDLATVLQELPTDKSAKPDSKAPQKAPVISSGVIIKADKATNSLIIMAEKEDYKFLETIIQKLDIPRSMVYIECLIMEVNVEKDFNLGTEWTAAGKTSYEGYQGGYGGGFSGQDPGYSNIAGLGGGVTGYGSFPTGFSVGVLGEFIDVGGVKFPSIAAVIQAYKKDKDVHILATPQLLTTDNEEASINVGKNVPFQTRSAAETGVETYSSYEYRDVGITLKITPHINEERFVRLTIFEEVTKLDELATTNADRPTTLKRTIETTVIVNDENTIVLGGLIDDSFNRTENKVPCLGDIPFLGWAFKSVSESREKTNLYIFLTPRVIENEEEAAAIYQNKHETIEKKRSGSIKLYENDSVHKQMRLEEEKPKKTE from the coding sequence ATGAGCATGCATAAGGACAATAGCGGAACGATGCAGACACACTGGAAACATATTAAGCTCTTTATTTTGGTGACCTGCCTGTGCCTGGTGATGTGGCCGTACGGGGTGTCGGCACAAAACGACGAGAAACCGGCGGAGACGAAGGGGAATGCCGAATCGCCCACTCGACTGGATCCATCGCAGCCGGTGTCCATCGATTTCAACAATGTGGACATCAACGTCCTGATCAAGTTCGTCAGTGAAATGACCGGCAGAAATTTCGTCGTCGACCAGCGGGTCAAGGGAAAGGTTACCATCATATCGCCGTCGAAGATTTCGGTTGACGAGGCCTACCGCGTGTTCGAGTCCGTTCTGGAAGTGCATGGCTACACCACGGTGAAAGCCGGCAAGATCATCAAGATCGTTCCGGCGCCGGATGCCCGTTCCAAAAACATCGAGACCCGGTTGAGGGAGGAGAGCGGCGTAGGCGAGGATAAGGTGGTGACCCAGCTGATCCCCTTGAAGTTCGCCAATCCCAGCGAGGTCAAGAAACTGTTGTCGCCGCTGGTTTCCAAAAGCAGCGTCATTCTGGACTACCCACCGACCAATATGCTCATTGTCACCGATGTCTATTCCAACATTCGGCGCCTGCAGAAAATCGTGGAAACCATCGACATCATGGGCATCGGTCAGGAATTGACCATTCTGCCCCTGGATTATGCCAGCGCCAAGGATCTCGTCAAAATACTGGAGGAAGTATTTTCGGCGAAGAAGACCAGGTCCAAGAAAAACGCTGTCACGGATACGGTCAATTTCGTGTCCGACGACCGCACCAACACCCTGATCGTTCTGGCCAGCAAGACCAACACACACCGCATCCGGGAACTGATCGAGATGCTGGACAAGGAGACCCCCAAAGGCAAGGAGGGCATCCACGTGTATTACCTGGAGAACGCCGTTGCGGAAGACCTGGCCACGGTCCTCCAGGAGCTGCCTACCGATAAAAGCGCCAAGCCAGACTCAAAGGCCCCCCAAAAAGCGCCGGTGATATCCAGCGGGGTGATCATAAAGGCCGACAAGGCCACCAACAGCCTGATTATTATGGCCGAGAAGGAGGACTATAAATTTCTGGAGACCATCATCCAGAAGCTGGATATCCCCCGATCGATGGTTTACATCGAGTGCCTGATCATGGAGGTCAATGTGGAAAAGGATTTCAATCTGGGCACCGAGTGGACCGCTGCAGGCAAGACCTCCTATGAAGGGTACCAGGGTGGTTATGGCGGTGGGTTCAGCGGCCAGGATCCCGGTTACAGCAACATCGCAGGCCTCGGCGGGGGGGTCACCGGCTACGGCTCCTTCCCCACCGGTTTTTCGGTCGGTGTGCTGGGTGAGTTCATCGATGTGGGCGGGGTTAAATTCCCCAGCATCGCCGCCGTCATCCAGGCCTACAAAAAAGACAAGGATGTCCACATCCTGGCGACACCCCAGCTTTTGACCACCGACAACGAAGAGGCCAGCATCAACGTGGGCAAGAACGTTCCTTTTCAGACCCGATCGGCCGCCGAAACCGGTGTCGAAACCTACAGCTCCTACGAATACAGGGACGTGGGCATCACGCTGAAGATAACCCCCCATATCAACGAAGAGCGCTTCGTGAGGCTGACCATCTTCGAAGAGGTGACCAAGCTGGACGAACTGGCGACGACCAACGCGGACCGTCCGACGACCCTGAAGCGCACCATCGAAACCACCGTAATCGTCAACGACGAAAATACGATCGTCCTCGGGGGGCTGATCGACGACTCCTTTAACCGAACCGAAAACAAGGTTCCCTGTCTGGGGGACATTCCCTTTTTGGGGTGGGCTTTCAAATCGGTGTCCGAATCCCGGGAAAAAACCAACCTGTACATTTTTTTGACGCCGCGTGTGATCGAAAACGAGGAGGAGGCCGCCGCCATATACCAGAACAAGCATGAGACGATAGAGAAGAAAAGGAGCGGCAGCATTAAACTCTACGAAAACGATTCCGTCCATAAGCAGATGCGGTTGGAGGAAGAGAAGCCGAAGAAAACCGAATAG
- the gspL gene encoding type II secretion system protein GspL codes for MSRKILGVDIGRNAVSAVLVRGGIKGNWIEDHRRVPISPDVSFEESLPSALNSVASEMDIEGATRIVAFPAEELSYRNIEAPFSDRKKLRQILPYELETNLPYPPEQIIIDFTVLKASADHDRHRVFVAAVQAEKVAFYLDLLKAQGMEPDVMSIGGYSLAQALVRFSDEKADRLLLAVEPGRAGIFLLSGEEICLVRSFGVTTGSEADIQGLCRTVQQTLAGFGMRSGLTCDVQEVFLTGSLFENPDMEKAVAAGLDLPVRSMDLIGMSGLVSIDTEGVPWRFSTMDAALSLALSDVVGLNLLNFRRGRFAVQKEWKAHKKDFLKTGLLAVLVLLLLVATFTVDYFSMETRSVQLNKEIRGIFSATFPDVTRIVDPLQQMRVKIKEIKEAETFSAEMGRPVKAIDILNTLSRNIPSRIDVQLVSVIIGTDSVLISGDTAGFDAVDDMKSSLEQAAMFKSVAISSTNKERTGNRVRFKIKATI; via the coding sequence ATGAGCAGAAAAATTCTGGGCGTAGACATTGGCCGCAACGCTGTTTCGGCTGTACTCGTCAGAGGCGGCATAAAGGGAAACTGGATCGAGGACCACAGGCGTGTTCCCATTTCCCCGGACGTTTCTTTTGAGGAATCCCTGCCCAGCGCGCTGAATTCGGTTGCTTCCGAGATGGATATCGAAGGGGCCACCCGCATCGTCGCCTTTCCGGCGGAAGAATTGTCATACCGCAATATCGAAGCACCGTTCAGCGACCGGAAAAAGCTGCGCCAGATTCTGCCCTATGAACTGGAGACGAACCTGCCGTATCCGCCCGAACAGATTATAATCGATTTCACCGTTCTCAAGGCTTCGGCCGACCATGACAGGCATCGCGTATTCGTGGCCGCCGTTCAAGCGGAAAAGGTGGCATTTTACCTCGACCTCTTGAAGGCGCAAGGGATGGAGCCCGACGTAATGTCCATCGGCGGGTATTCCCTGGCCCAGGCACTGGTGAGATTTTCGGATGAAAAGGCCGACAGGCTGCTCTTGGCCGTCGAACCTGGGCGGGCCGGGATTTTCCTGTTATCGGGAGAGGAGATCTGCCTGGTGCGTTCGTTTGGCGTGACGACCGGCTCCGAAGCGGATATTCAAGGTCTCTGCAGGACGGTCCAGCAGACCCTTGCGGGCTTCGGGATGCGTTCGGGATTGACCTGCGACGTCCAGGAGGTCTTTTTAACGGGAAGCCTGTTTGAAAACCCCGACATGGAAAAAGCCGTAGCCGCCGGTTTAGATCTTCCGGTTCGCTCCATGGACCTCATCGGCATGAGCGGACTGGTTTCGATCGACACCGAGGGCGTGCCGTGGCGGTTTTCAACCATGGATGCCGCCCTTTCCCTGGCATTGTCGGACGTCGTCGGGTTAAACCTGTTAAATTTCCGGCGGGGGCGCTTCGCGGTCCAAAAGGAGTGGAAGGCCCACAAAAAGGATTTTCTCAAAACCGGCCTGCTGGCCGTGCTGGTTTTGCTGCTCCTGGTGGCCACCTTTACCGTCGATTATTTTTCCATGGAAACACGGTCGGTGCAGCTGAACAAAGAGATTCGAGGCATTTTTTCGGCGACGTTCCCCGATGTCACCCGTATCGTCGACCCTCTCCAGCAGATGCGTGTCAAGATCAAGGAGATTAAAGAGGCCGAAACCTTCTCCGCTGAAATGGGCAGGCCTGTCAAAGCGATCGACATCCTGAACACCCTCAGCCGGAATATTCCTTCCCGGATAGACGTTCAACTCGTCAGCGTCATCATTGGGACGGACAGTGTTCTCATCTCCGGCGACACCGCCGGATTCGACGCGGTGGACGATATGAAAAGCAGTTTGGAACAGGCGGCCATGTTCAAGAGTGTCGCCATTTCCTCAACCAACAAGGAAAGAACGGGAAACCGCGTGCGCTTCAAGATAAAGGCGACCATCTGA
- a CDS encoding tetratricopeptide repeat protein produces the protein MSAFIKHAAAALASLMLLLFNLPAAASAGQVVQVDAREQFGYAESLYAGGDYLLAAGEYKRFEYLFPDHDSAETAAFKVGMCYLKAGRYPDAIASFKDCMRRYPEGRHYHASHFKISGAYVASGQTGAAIATLQNLVVVAEDVDVRDEARYRMGWIYIGMAQWEKAQEAFAHISAENSGAYRCRELSARLAEEEKEIPRKSPKLAGSLALLPGGGYLYCGRYQDALAAFFVNGGLIWAAYEAFDNELYALGSVITFVEIGFYAGSIYGSVASAHKYNRRNERRWIERLRQQLKVKLAARYENRGVELSFNYTF, from the coding sequence ATGAGCGCGTTCATTAAACACGCAGCGGCGGCTTTGGCCTCGTTGATGCTGCTTTTGTTCAACCTCCCCGCAGCGGCTTCGGCCGGGCAGGTGGTTCAGGTGGATGCCCGGGAACAGTTTGGCTATGCAGAAAGCCTGTATGCCGGCGGCGACTATCTTTTGGCGGCAGGCGAGTACAAACGGTTTGAATATCTGTTCCCCGATCATGACAGCGCCGAAACCGCCGCATTCAAAGTGGGGATGTGTTATCTAAAGGCCGGGCGTTACCCGGATGCCATAGCATCCTTCAAGGATTGCATGCGCCGTTACCCGGAAGGCCGGCATTACCACGCGTCCCATTTCAAAATCAGCGGCGCCTACGTCGCGAGCGGTCAGACCGGCGCAGCCATAGCCACTCTGCAAAACCTCGTCGTGGTCGCCGAAGACGTCGACGTCAGAGACGAGGCCCGATACCGCATGGGCTGGATTTACATCGGCATGGCGCAATGGGAAAAGGCCCAAGAGGCGTTCGCCCATATCAGCGCGGAAAACAGCGGAGCCTACAGATGCCGTGAACTGTCCGCCAGGCTGGCGGAAGAAGAGAAGGAAATCCCGCGAAAAAGCCCGAAACTGGCCGGTTCTTTAGCCCTCCTGCCGGGGGGCGGCTATCTGTATTGCGGCCGGTACCAGGATGCCCTGGCCGCTTTTTTCGTGAACGGTGGCTTGATATGGGCGGCCTATGAGGCCTTCGACAACGAACTGTATGCGTTGGGGTCGGTGATCACCTTCGTGGAAATCGGCTTCTATGCGGGCAGCATCTACGGTTCCGTGGCCAGCGCGCACAAATACAATCGCAGAAATGAACGCCGCTGGATAGAGCGGTTGCGACAACAGCTTAAGGTGAAACTGGCGGCGCGCTATGAAAACCGGGGGGTTGAACTGTCCTTCAACTACACGTTTTAA
- the gspE gene encoding type II secretion system ATPase GspE → MRTQFDVSESDLSEALEARDEKGGDIGEILYSRGKITEMQLLAARGMQYGFAVMEKIPLGNIRQDFTRKISIQFLKKYHMLPLEGLKPSSGDAVAQLESGASEAEKKTSGFAIAINDPADFQPLDDLCSMLGMEGCHVVLATKEEILAAINFAYDMGRDSAEQLVQNMEEDDGMILSEIESTADLLDDTSDAPIIKLVNHILSQSIKARASDIHIEPYQESFKVRYRVDGILYDLLTPPKWIQASLISRIKVMAKLNIAEKRLPQDGRLEVRIGSTQIDVRVSTIPTTFGERVVLRLLNKTSSLLKMTDLGLSAEGLERVKRLVSSPNGIILITGPTGSGKTTTLYAILSTLNSPDINIITIEDPIEYQINGISQIQVNPKIGLTFARGLRSIVRQDPDVVLVGEIRDHETAEIAVQSALTGHLVFSTLHTNDSAGAITRLVDIGIEPFLISSSVIAVVAQRLVRVLCKKCKEPYHPNETVLNNIGILQGEIGEATVFRARGCEHCINTGYRGRIGIFEILELESRLKSMILGSFDANRIQEEAVRQNLISLRRDGIRKVLDGDTTIEEVLRVTQK, encoded by the coding sequence ATGCGGACGCAATTCGACGTCTCCGAGAGCGATTTGTCCGAGGCCCTCGAGGCCCGGGATGAAAAGGGCGGCGACATCGGCGAGATCCTTTACAGCAGGGGGAAAATCACGGAAATGCAGCTTCTGGCGGCACGGGGGATGCAATACGGATTTGCGGTCATGGAAAAGATTCCCCTGGGGAACATCCGCCAGGATTTTACCCGCAAGATTTCGATCCAGTTTCTCAAAAAATATCATATGCTGCCCCTGGAGGGTTTGAAGCCGTCCTCCGGCGACGCCGTTGCGCAACTGGAAAGTGGCGCTTCGGAAGCGGAAAAAAAGACGTCAGGGTTCGCCATCGCCATCAACGACCCGGCGGATTTCCAGCCGCTGGACGATCTGTGCAGCATGTTGGGCATGGAGGGCTGCCATGTCGTGCTGGCGACCAAAGAGGAGATCCTGGCCGCCATCAATTTTGCCTATGACATGGGGAGGGATTCGGCCGAGCAACTGGTCCAGAACATGGAGGAAGACGACGGGATGATTTTGAGCGAGATAGAAAGCACCGCCGACCTCCTGGATGACACCAGCGACGCCCCCATCATCAAGCTGGTAAATCACATCCTCTCCCAGTCCATCAAGGCGAGGGCCAGCGACATTCACATCGAACCGTATCAGGAAAGCTTCAAGGTCCGCTACCGGGTGGACGGCATCCTGTACGATCTGCTGACCCCTCCCAAATGGATCCAGGCATCCCTTATCTCCAGGATCAAGGTGATGGCCAAGCTGAATATCGCCGAGAAAAGGCTGCCTCAGGACGGACGCCTGGAGGTGAGAATCGGCAGTACGCAGATCGATGTGCGCGTCTCCACCATTCCCACCACTTTCGGGGAGCGCGTCGTTCTCAGGCTGTTGAACAAAACGAGCTCTCTGCTGAAAATGACCGACCTGGGGCTCAGTGCGGAAGGGCTGGAGAGGGTGAAGCGGCTCGTGTCTTCACCCAACGGCATCATTCTGATAACCGGTCCCACCGGCAGCGGAAAAACAACGACCTTGTATGCCATCCTTTCCACCTTGAATTCTCCGGACATCAACATCATTACCATCGAGGATCCGATCGAGTATCAAATCAACGGGATCAGTCAAATACAGGTGAACCCGAAAATAGGCCTCACCTTCGCCCGCGGGCTGCGCTCCATTGTACGACAGGACCCCGACGTGGTTCTCGTCGGGGAGATTCGTGACCATGAAACCGCGGAAATAGCCGTGCAGTCGGCGCTTACCGGGCATCTCGTATTTTCGACCCTGCACACCAACGATTCGGCCGGGGCCATTACCAGACTCGTCGACATCGGAATCGAACCGTTTCTCATATCCTCTTCGGTTATTGCGGTCGTGGCGCAGCGTCTGGTGCGCGTGCTGTGCAAGAAATGCAAGGAACCCTACCATCCCAACGAAACGGTTCTGAACAATATCGGCATCCTGCAGGGCGAAATAGGGGAGGCGACCGTTTTCAGGGCGCGGGGGTGCGAACATTGCATCAACACAGGGTATCGAGGCCGTATCGGCATATTTGAAATACTGGAGCTGGAGAGCCGCCTGAAAAGCATGATTCTGGGGTCCTTCGACGCCAATCGCATCCAGGAGGAAGCGGTGCGCCAGAACCTTATTTCCCTGCGCCGGGACGGTATTCGAAAGGTCCTGGACGGAGATACCACCATCGAGGAGGTCCTGCGCGTCACCCAAAAATAA
- a CDS encoding PDZ domain-containing protein, producing MKAYFTIANILLVTCLSYFGVDLFYKAATSRIVTATHMSTADAAAPSAEKETLSPLSEYGNIQERNLFNIDTKKRAKAVAEKVEIADLKKTELKLKLWGTVTGEKQESYAVIEDTRLRRQMLYRVDDAIQNALIKEIHREKVILDVDGTLEVLEMEKVKSGPPSRRSGVPLQRQAGGGGQTNITLKREKIENAVNDLNSLMKNVRIRPHFKDGQPDGLSISGIRSRSIFSEMGLRNGDVIIGVDGNKIESVDDALKLYESLQSATGVQVQIRRRGQLRDIDYRIE from the coding sequence ATGAAAGCCTATTTTACCATAGCCAACATTCTGCTCGTCACCTGTCTTTCGTATTTCGGCGTCGACCTGTTTTACAAGGCGGCCACTTCGAGGATCGTCACCGCCACTCACATGTCGACTGCCGATGCCGCCGCGCCGTCGGCCGAGAAGGAAACCCTCAGTCCCTTGAGCGAGTACGGGAACATCCAGGAACGCAATCTTTTCAATATCGACACAAAGAAGCGCGCCAAAGCCGTTGCCGAAAAGGTCGAAATCGCCGATTTGAAAAAGACTGAACTCAAGTTGAAACTGTGGGGGACCGTAACCGGGGAGAAGCAGGAATCCTATGCGGTTATCGAAGATACCAGATTGCGGCGGCAGATGCTGTATCGGGTCGACGATGCGATCCAGAACGCCCTCATCAAGGAGATTCACAGGGAAAAGGTGATTCTGGATGTCGACGGGACACTGGAAGTCCTGGAGATGGAAAAGGTGAAAAGTGGGCCGCCCTCCAGGCGTTCGGGTGTACCTTTGCAGCGACAGGCCGGGGGGGGCGGACAGACGAACATCACCCTGAAACGGGAAAAAATCGAGAACGCCGTAAACGATTTGAACTCCTTGATGAAGAACGTCCGCATACGCCCCCATTTCAAGGACGGGCAACCGGACGGCCTGAGTATATCCGGTATTCGTTCCCGGTCCATCTTCAGCGAAATGGGGCTGCGCAACGGCGACGTCATCATCGGTGTGGACGGCAACAAGATCGAATCGGTGGACGATGCCCTCAAACTTTACGAGAGCCTCCAGTCGGCCACGGGCGTCCAGGTTCAGATCCGGCGAAGGGGTCAGCTTCGCGACATCGATTACCGTATCGAATAA
- a CDS encoding type II secretion system protein M, which yields MQWLKPITMKLNRREKLAVMAGIGCLCLFIVVKFGVFPFMDKKERLQRSLRTSQHNLEEIRLLRAEYESLTRAGEKAKKRFKQRPKGFTLLSFLVQLAGEVGIKDRMSSMKPTLTQQKDSPYKVSLVEMKLTGLNLQQVTEYIYKIETSKNMVSIKRISMTKSDDQKGILNVVLQAETLEE from the coding sequence ATGCAGTGGCTCAAACCCATAACCATGAAACTCAACCGGCGCGAAAAGCTGGCCGTGATGGCGGGCATCGGCTGCTTGTGCCTGTTCATCGTCGTGAAATTCGGCGTCTTCCCGTTCATGGACAAAAAGGAACGGCTGCAGCGCAGCCTGAGGACCAGTCAGCACAATCTGGAAGAGATCCGTCTGCTCAGGGCCGAATATGAATCCCTGACGCGTGCGGGTGAAAAGGCCAAAAAACGCTTCAAACAGAGGCCCAAGGGGTTTACGCTGCTTTCGTTTCTCGTGCAGCTCGCCGGGGAGGTGGGGATAAAGGACAGGATGTCTTCCATGAAACCGACGCTGACCCAGCAGAAGGACAGCCCATACAAAGTTTCCCTGGTGGAGATGAAACTGACGGGCCTGAACCTGCAGCAGGTCACCGAGTATATCTACAAGATAGAAACTTCCAAAAACATGGTCAGCATCAAGAGAATTTCCATGACCAAAAGCGATGATCAGAAAGGTATTTTAAACGTTGTTCTCCAGGCGGAGACCCTCGAGGAGTGA
- the yidD gene encoding membrane protein insertion efficiency factor YidD, with translation MMSPTKHVRLAIFTIVLTTMPLLGSAESALAGDALPQGVIKYEADTGPMAYALKFFSKTISRADGHRCPMYPSCSAYSAEAFEKHGFVKGWILTSDRLLRCGRDEKRLSETIFINYQPHVYDPLSRNDFWWSHP, from the coding sequence ATGATGTCACCCACTAAACATGTAAGACTTGCAATCTTCACCATTGTGTTGACCACGATGCCGTTGTTGGGAAGCGCTGAGTCCGCTCTGGCAGGAGATGCATTGCCGCAGGGCGTGATCAAATACGAAGCGGATACGGGTCCCATGGCCTATGCCTTGAAATTTTTTAGCAAGACAATTTCGAGGGCTGACGGGCATCGGTGCCCCATGTACCCTTCCTGTTCGGCTTACAGCGCTGAGGCCTTTGAAAAGCACGGTTTCGTGAAAGGCTGGATCCTGACCAGTGACCGCCTGCTGCGCTGCGGCCGCGACGAGAAACGACTCTCCGAAACCATCTTCATCAATTACCAACCGCATGTATACGACCCCCTGTCGCGCAATGATTTCTGGTGGAGCCACCCATGA
- the recJ gene encoding single-stranded-DNA-specific exonuclease RecJ, translated as MDRSPKKKWQWRKPATDTSEQLVRSLGCHPVIARLLNNRSVFTSDDALRFLEPSLSHLRPPHHLLDIEKAAARIIAAVDKKENILIFGDYDVDGITATTLLYRFLDSIGARVSYLIPHRINEGYGLKPVHVSLHAVSRKISLIITVDCGTSDHDAVAEANRRGIDVIVTDHHEPPDELPPALAIVNPKRKECSAGMEFLAGVGVIFYLLIYLRMQLRERGYWRHGKEPNLKAVCDLVAVGTIADMVPLRHENRVLACTGLNTLQKRGNRGMRALMERCGVDRSHVGARDIAFRIAPRLNAAGRVDHADTAMALLSTGDNDEAILLAERLHELNKQRQSLEKAVIADIDRHLTDHPENLEGDIIVLCAGGWHLGILGIVASRMVNRYARPAVVLTQDGEVAKGSARSVPGIDLSRLLSACSGLLISHGGHAMAAGLQIAVGKIDAFRQALNQAVQDRTIGGKPAAILPIDGPLDFRKITRRLTRDLEMLKPFGEQNPPPLFVADHVRVLSSKIVGGGHRRMFLRQTRGPAFQAIHFNPPTETVGVDVFEKVAFQPQFNRWNGREEIQLLVKDVLI; from the coding sequence CGGATGCCACCCGGTTATCGCCAGGCTCCTCAACAACCGATCTGTATTTACCTCCGATGACGCCCTGCGGTTTCTCGAGCCGTCCTTGAGTCACCTGCGTCCTCCCCATCATTTGCTGGACATCGAAAAAGCCGCCGCGCGCATCATCGCGGCCGTTGACAAAAAAGAAAACATTTTGATTTTCGGCGACTATGACGTGGATGGCATCACGGCGACGACCCTGCTTTATCGCTTCCTGGATTCGATAGGCGCCCGCGTCTCTTATCTCATTCCTCACCGGATCAACGAGGGATACGGTCTGAAACCGGTACACGTCTCGCTCCATGCCGTATCCAGAAAAATATCGCTTATCATCACGGTCGATTGCGGGACATCGGACCATGACGCCGTTGCCGAAGCCAACCGGCGGGGCATCGACGTCATCGTTACCGATCACCATGAACCACCCGACGAGCTCCCCCCTGCCCTGGCCATTGTCAACCCTAAAAGGAAGGAATGCAGTGCCGGGATGGAATTCCTGGCCGGTGTCGGCGTCATTTTCTACCTACTCATCTATCTGCGCATGCAATTGCGTGAAAGGGGATACTGGCGGCACGGCAAGGAACCCAACCTCAAGGCGGTGTGCGACCTGGTTGCCGTGGGCACCATCGCAGACATGGTTCCCTTGAGACATGAGAACCGGGTTTTGGCCTGCACTGGCCTGAATACACTACAAAAGAGGGGTAACAGGGGCATGCGGGCGCTCATGGAGCGATGCGGCGTCGACCGCAGCCATGTCGGCGCCCGGGACATCGCCTTCCGCATTGCCCCCCGTTTGAATGCCGCCGGCCGCGTCGACCATGCCGACACGGCCATGGCGCTCCTTTCAACGGGAGACAACGACGAGGCGATTCTTTTGGCGGAACGCCTTCACGAACTCAACAAACAGCGACAGTCCCTGGAGAAAGCCGTCATAGCGGATATCGACAGGCACTTGACCGACCACCCCGAAAATCTCGAGGGAGACATCATCGTCCTCTGTGCCGGCGGGTGGCATTTGGGAATATTGGGCATCGTTGCTTCGAGAATGGTCAACCGGTATGCCCGTCCGGCGGTTGTTCTCACGCAGGACGGTGAGGTAGCCAAGGGTTCGGCAAGGAGTGTGCCCGGCATCGACCTGTCCAGGCTGCTTTCAGCCTGTTCGGGCCTTCTGATTTCCCACGGCGGCCATGCCATGGCGGCCGGGCTGCAGATTGCCGTCGGAAAGATCGACGCATTCAGGCAGGCGCTCAACCAGGCTGTTCAAGACCGGACCATCGGGGGAAAGCCCGCAGCTATCCTGCCGATAGACGGCCCGCTTGACTTCAGGAAAATCACCAGGCGCCTTACCCGTGACCTGGAGATGCTGAAACCGTTCGGGGAACAGAATCCGCCCCCCCTGTTCGTTGCCGATCATGTCCGGGTGCTGTCCTCAAAAATAGTCGGCGGGGGGCACCGCCGCATGTTCCTGCGTCAGACCCGCGGGCCCGCTTTTCAGGCCATTCACTTCAATCCCCCGACAGAAACCGTTGGAGTGGACGTCTTTGAAAAGGTTGCCTTCCAACCGCAGTTTAACCGGTGGAACGGTCGGGAGGAGATTCAGCTGCTTGTAAAGGATGTGTTAATTTAG
- the gspN gene encoding type II secretion system protein GspN, with product MKKIKNWILYPGYILGITIVFLYMLFPSEAAKGYITGYLDRHYPDYQVTVGNVAPVFPPGLVLESISLAYRGDKYLDLTWLKVRPRYLSLFKSWKTLLLEGRAYSGDLKGSVDFQKGPSMYRIKTVADLSGIMLEECEPIQTLSGRKVAGVLGSAIRYSSEKGPDGKLYVDLAVADGGIGLTNPVFSISNLEFDRLDAELIVDTRSLRLKRCDVRGKQVNGSVTGIILFRKPIEKSRLEFKGNVMPQHLLLASLQKVLPKSLLPSRKAGDKGYPIKLYGTIEKPKFVLR from the coding sequence ATGAAAAAGATAAAGAACTGGATACTTTATCCCGGCTACATCCTCGGAATAACCATTGTGTTCCTCTACATGCTGTTTCCGTCGGAAGCGGCCAAGGGGTACATCACCGGCTATCTGGACCGTCATTATCCCGACTACCAGGTCACGGTAGGAAACGTTGCGCCGGTATTTCCTCCAGGATTGGTGCTGGAATCAATCTCCCTGGCATACCGGGGGGACAAATACCTGGATCTGACTTGGCTCAAGGTTCGCCCCCGGTACCTGTCCCTCTTCAAGTCCTGGAAAACATTGCTTCTGGAGGGCCGGGCCTACAGCGGTGATCTCAAGGGTTCCGTCGATTTCCAGAAGGGCCCGTCGATGTATCGGATAAAGACGGTTGCCGATCTATCCGGCATCATGCTCGAGGAGTGCGAACCCATACAGACCCTTTCCGGGAGAAAAGTGGCCGGTGTTCTCGGAAGCGCCATCAGGTACAGCAGTGAAAAGGGACCCGATGGAAAATTGTATGTCGACCTGGCGGTGGCGGATGGCGGGATAGGGCTGACGAATCCGGTTTTCAGCATCAGCAATCTGGAGTTTGACCGCCTGGATGCGGAATTGATCGTGGACACGCGCTCTCTCAGGCTCAAACGCTGTGACGTGCGCGGAAAACAGGTTAACGGCAGTGTGACCGGCATCATCCTTTTTCGAAAGCCAATCGAGAAAAGCCGGCTCGAATTCAAAGGCAATGTCATGCCCCAGCACCTCCTGCTGGCCAGTTTACAGAAGGTGCTGCCGAAAAGCCTTCTGCCGTCGAGGAAAGCTGGCGACAAGGGGTATCCGATCAAACTTTACGGAACCATCGAGAAGCCGAAATTCGTTTTGCGATGA